The genomic window TTTCAAAAGTTAGGTGGATATTATCATTTGGGTAATTTATTTGTAATTATATATGCAATTACAAATCTTATTGGACAGTTCGCAGTATTAATTGTATCTATTGATGCACCTTTACGTATGTTACTTGGTAGCGCAGATAGAAGTTTTATTCCTGAAAAATTATTTGTAAAGAATAAATATGGAGCTTATATAAATGGACATAAACTTATTTTGGTTATTGTTTCTATTTTAATTATTGTACCAGCTTTTGGTATTGGAAATGTAGATGAATTAGTTAAATGGTTAGTAAAATTAAATGCTGTATGTATGCCTCTTCGTTATTTGTGGGTATTCGCTGCATATGTTGCGCTTAAAAAGCTGGAGACAAATTTAATTCACAATATCATTTTGTAAAAAATAGGACGTTAGGTATTGTATTAGGATCATGGTGTTTTGCATTTACAGCTTTTGCATGTATAGGTGGAATGTATTCTAAAGATTTATTTCAGCTAGTGGTTAACATTGTAACGCCATTTGTGCTACTTGGACTAGGTTTAATTATGCCATATATTGCGAGAAAAAATAATCAAAATAAGTTTTATGATGCATAAGATAAACATTTAGTTAAAGTTGAAGTTGAAGTTGAAATAAGGATACACAAGAACCTGGGGATAATTAAAATATAATGTTTTTTAGTATAGTTGAAAAAGTATAGGTTGAAGAAGATGATTTCTGTATTGAAAAGGAATCATCTTTTTTTATTCCATTGATATCTATATTTATTGTTTGTTTAATATTTTCAGTGTATATAAAGTGTATATAATATGTGGAGGTTAAAAAATAAATAATTTTATTAAAACTAAATTAACCTCAAGTACTATTAATGATAAGATTCAAGTAATAAATAGGGTTTCTTAGCTTAAAATAAATTTTTTGTGAGTTTAAGTAAAGATTGTGACAATTAATATCGATATTTATAACGAATGTTTAAACTAAACTTAATTTAAAATTAAAAGGGGTGCAAAAAATGGAGAAAACTTGGACTTTTAGCGTTGGAAAAATACATAAAGTAAATTATATAACTATAATAGGAATTTGTTTACTTATGACTATAACTAGTATGGCAATGGTTAACTTTCAAGTAAATATGGATGAGTTATTGCCATTTATAATAGTAGCTATAGTTTCAACAATAATATATTTTTTACCAATAAAAGATATGATAAAGGCTATAACATTTAGTTCAGTTATAATACTTTCAAACTTTGGATATTTTTTATTAGGAAACTTTAGTCCAAAAACTATTGCTTCTGATGTATTAGTTTTTGTTGCAGGAATTATATGTGCAACATTATATTTTAGAAAAGAGTTGTTAGTTATAAATGCAGTGCTTCTAGATATATGTGTTGTAATTTTATTTTTTGTTAATCCTATAAGCATTTTAAGTGAGAATTTTTCATATTCAAATATGTTAAATCTTTTTGTGGTATTAAATGGTATTATGATTTTAATTTATTGCCTTACTAGTTGGGGAGGTAAACTAATTAAGTCAGCAAACAATAAATCACTAGAGAGTAAAGAGTTAGTTGATAAATTAGATACACTTTTATTAAATATTAAACATAGCACTAATGATTTAGATAGCAATATAGAGATTTTTTCTGAAGATATTATGCTTGTTAACGGAACTAGTAATGATATAAATAATACTATGTGTCAAATAAATATTGCAGTTCAAGAAATAGTAAAGAGTATATCAGATATAAATATAAGAATAAATAAATCAAATTCTTCATTGGAAAAAGTTGGTGATATGTCTCGTAAAATATCTATAATGGCAAATGAAATGCAAGAGAATTTTATTGATGAATCTGAAAAAATTAATTCTATGAATAGTACTATGAAAACCATAAAAGGAGCTGTGGAAGTATCGCTAGACACAGTTAATACGTTAAAAAGCAGTATTGAAAAAATAAATTCTGAAATTAATAGTATTTATAAAATTTCAGCTCAAACTAATTTATTATCATTAAATGCAAGTATTGAAGCTGCTAGGGCCGGTGAACATGGCAAGGGATTTTCAATAGTTGCAGAAGAAGTTAAGAAATTAGCAGATCAAAGTAAGTGAAATAGTAAAAATATTTATGAAATTATCACTGAAATTAATGTTATTACTAATGATGCAGTTATTAAAGTTTCTGATGGTAATATAGCTGCAGAAGATGGGACTAAAGTTGTTAATAATGTTTATACTTCTTTTAATAAAATAGAAGGGTACTTTGAAAAAATGAATGAATACCTAGGCGAAGAACATGTATTTATTGAAAATGTAGTACAGAATTTTAGTCCTATAAAAACAGAACTTGAGGGAATAGGAAGCATTACTGAAGAACATTCAGCATCTACAGAAGAAATTGAAGCAATAATTAAAGAACAAGGTGAAAAGATCAGTTCAATGACTTTATCTATAGAGGATATTAAAACTTTAAGTAAAAATTTAAAGGAGCTTTCTTCTAACAGATAGGATTAAGTAAAATTATAAAAATAATGTATTAAAATATTATAACTATGATAAGTATTCTAGGGTTATAAGATAGTGAATATAAAAAAGGTAAGGGTGATAAGATTTTTTAATGTTAATATTTGGAATTTGAAATTCAATTACGAATAATACGAAAAATGTGTTATAATGTCATATATCATATCAAAAGCTCGTATATCATCGGTAATATGGTCCGAAAGTTTCTACCTGTTAACCTAAAATTAGCAGACTACGAGGTATTGGGTTATAATGAATAGATATATGGTATATCATTTATTATAAACTCAACACCTCAACTTAATATTGAGGTGTTTTTATTTTTTGTTTTACGATGCTCTTGTATGGTTATAATTATTTATAATGTTAAGGAGAGTGGGAATGGAAGCAGTAAAAATCAAAACAAATGAAAAAGATATTGAATTAATGTATGGCGTTGATGATAAACCACAAATATTAATGCAAATTCTATTAGGGTTCCAGCATATTTTTGCAGCTTTTGGTGGTATAATTGTTGTTCCTATAGTTATTTCAGCTGCATTAGGATTTGATGCTAAAACATCAACAGCATTAATTAGCAGCGCAATTTTAGCAGCAGGAGTTGCTACTTTTATTCAATCAAAGGGAGTTGGACCTATTGGAGCACGTGCTGCCTGTATTATGGGGACTGATTTTACATTTGTTGCACCAGCAATTGCTGTTGGAGCAAAATTTGGATTATCAGGAATTTTTGGAGCAACAATATTAGGTGCAATTATAGTAATTATTCTAAGTTTTTTTGTTAAGCCATTAATGAAGCTATTTCCACCTATTGTAACAGGAACGGTTGTGTGTTTAATTGGTTTGACATTATTACCAGTATCAATAGATTGGGCAGCTGGTGGTGTTGGGGCAGCTAATTATGGAAGTTTAAGAAATGTAGCTATTGCTTTATTTATAATGACAGTTACATTACTCTTAAATCATTATGGAAAAGGGTTAGTAAGTAGCGCTTCAATTTTAATTGGTATGGTTGTTGGATATATAGTTTGTATTCCACTGAAAATGATTGATTTTTCATCAGTAGGTCAAGCAACTTGGCTATCATTACCTAAAATTTGGGGATATGGTGTGAATCTTAACTTGAAAGTTTTATTACCATTCATTCCAGCATATTTTGTTACCATTATTGGAACAGTTGGATGTCTTAAAGCTATTAGTGAAGTTTCTGAAATTAAATCAGATGAAAAATTTATTGGAGCGGGAGTTTTATCTGATGGAGTAGGAAGTTTATTAGC from Clostridium sp. MB40-C1 includes these protein-coding regions:
- a CDS encoding methyl-accepting chemotaxis protein — protein: MEKTWTFSVGKIHKVNYITIIGICLLMTITSMAMVNFQVNMDELLPFIIVAIVSTIIYFLPIKDMIKAITFSSVIILSNFGYFLLGNFSPKTIASDVLVFVAGIICATLYFRKELLVINAVLLDICVVILFFVNPISILSENFSYSNMLNLFVVLNGIMILIYCLTSWGGKLIKSANNKSLESKELVDKLDTLLLNIKHSTNDLDSNIEIFSEDIMLVNGTSNDINNTMCQINIAVQEIVKSISDINIRINKSNSSLEKVGDMSRKISIMANEMQENFIDESEKINSMNSTMKTIKGAVEVSLDTVNTLKSSIEKINSEINSIYKISAQTNLLSLNASIEAARAGEHGKGFSIVAEEVKKLADQSK